GTCAGCACCTGACGCTCGGCGACCGGATCGAGGCGGGCCTGGGCGACGTGACCGAGCAGCCGCCCGAGATCGCCCATGTCGGGCGGAAAGGTCAGCGCCAGGGCGGCGGCGTACAGATCGTCGAAGCCGGTCGGCGGCAGCGGCTGATCGGACGCGACCGAGTCACTATTATAATGTGGGGCGGCGGCCCCCTTGCGCAGATCGTCATTGAAGTCGTCCCCATGCAGGGGCGACATGATGGTGGACAGGATACCTGCGGCGGTGAGCCGCTCGGCCAGGGCCGCGGCGGCCTGCTGACCAGCCTCGCCAGCATCGGCGAAGATGGTGACGCGACGGATGCCTTCCGGCCATTGCCAGTCGCGCAGATTGCCCGCCGACAAGGCCGCCCAGGTGGGGATGCCGAAGATGGCCCAGGCCGACAGCGCGGTCTCGATACCCTCGCCGATACCGAGATGGCCATCGGCGGGAATGGCGGACAAGCGCACGGAACCGCCCGCCACCGGCCCCAGCATCTTCTTGCCCGGCGGGGCCTTACCAGCACCACACAATTCCGATCCACGTAAACGTGAACGGCTTGCTCATCGAGGATSGCCATCGCGGACGATGCCCACCAGCCCCGGCCAGCCGCGGCGGCTGTCGAAATCGGCCAGATCGTCGTGGAACAGCAGATCGGGCGAACCTGGGTCGCCGACACCACGGTGGCGGAGATAGGTCTCGCCGATGGTTCCGGCCAGCGGCTGGACACCGCCGAGAATACGGGCGATCTCCAGGTCGTGGGTCGGCTTCGGCATTGGCGGACGCACCGGGGCCGGCTGGTCAAGACGCGCCAACCGGGCGGCTTCCTCGAACAGGTCGCGGTCGGCGAGACCGGTGGCGTGGTGGATCAGGTCGATGGGACCGGCGCTTTCGCCGGTGGCATGATCGAAGCCCCAACCGGCATGATGGCCGACAAGATGGATGATGCACGAACCGTCCTTGCGGGGGCTGCGCCCCGACAGATCGGCACAGCGCAGCGTCCGCCGGTCCTGCGACCACCGCGCCTGCGGAAATAGCCCCGGCAGCCAATCCTGCGCGGTGGCGGCCAGGCGGTCGCGGATCTCATCCAGATCATGCCGGGCTGGTGCCTGCCAGACGTCATTGAGGTCGATCATGCCAGGATCACCAATCCCCGTTCGGCGCGGGTGATGGCGGTGTAGAGCCAGCGGCGGCGGTCCTGCTCGGTGCGGCCCAACCCGTCGTCCCAGACCACGACGTTCTCCCACTGCGAGCCTTGCGCCTTGTGGCAAGTGATGGCCCAGCCGAAGGTGGCCTCGGTCAGCTTCTTCTTGTCGCGCCAATCGCGGTCATGGCGATTCGGGTCGAGGGCGACATGGTCTGCGAAATGGCCCTTGTAGAGCAGCAGGCGCCCCGGCTTGCCGTCCCTGGCGGGCGGGCCGATGGGGTTGCCGTCCTCGTCGGTGACCATCGCTGAGAAATACAGGCTGCCTTCATCGACGATGTCGGCCAGCGACACGAACATCCCGTTGATCAGGCCGAGATCGGACTGGTTCTTGAGGCAGATGATCTTCTCGCCCGGACCCGTGGGCAGAAACGATCCGCCAAAGCCCGCAGCGCGGCGGAGCGCGTTATTGAGCTGGAAGCGGGTGGCGTTCTTGCCGCAGATGACCTGGCCGCCGCGCAGGGCTTGGTCGGGGGTAACGTCGGCCATCCGCATCTTCCAGGCATGGTCGTCGTATTGGCCGAAGCCGATGGGCTGGCCTTCGCGGGCCATGGTGGCGAGGCGGATGATGGCGCTCTCGGCGGCTTGGCGGTGGATCTCGGTCAGCATGATGTCGGGGGTAGCTTGCGTGAAGGCGCCTTCGCCCTTGATCGGCGGCAACTGGCCGGGATCGCCCAGCACCAGAATGGGGCGCTTGAAGCTCATCAGGTCGCGGGCCATCTCCTCGCCGACCATGGACACCTCGTCCAGCACGATCAGCTTGGCCGATGCCGCCGGGCTGTCGGGATTGAGAGCGAAGCGCGGCTTCTTCATCTCCCGCATGGACTGGCGCATGGCCTCGATGGCGGCCTCGGCGGCGGTGCGGTCGAAGCCGGTCAATGACCGGGCGTCGATCTCGACCTGAATGATCCGTTTTTGGGCTTCCTCGATCTCCTCCTCGGTGGCCTCGATCACGCTGTAGATCAGGCTGTGGATGGTCCGGGCCGGAGTGCCCTTGCGCCGCAGCACCAGGGCGGCTTTGCCGGTGAAGGTGGCGGTGACCACGCCGGGGCAATCCTCGGAATGGGGGCTGAGGCCCAGATCGTCGAGGGCGAATTTCAGCACGGTGGATTTGCCGGTGCCGGCGAAGCCGAACAGCCGGAACACCGGCTGCTGCTCCGTCCCGGTCTCGAACCATTGGCGGATGGTGGCGATGGCGCGGGCCTGATTGTCCGAGGGGGTGATGTCGCTCATCGGCAGCCGCCCCAGCAGCGATCCTGCCAAGAACAGGACGAATGCCATCCAGCCGAGGTCTTGCCGCCGCGGCACACCACCGAGGTCCGTTCGGCGACCGCGCGGGGCAGCAATTCGTGGGCGTCGCTGGCCTGGACCACCTGGACGGCGCGGTCGCTCATGGTCTGGGCCAAGGCGGCGTCGAACGGCACCAACTCGCAGTGGATTTCCCAGGTGTCGCGGTTGAGCGCGGTGAACAGCGCCGGGGCCGGCAGCTCCATATAGGCCTGATAGAGGGCAAGCTGGGCGGCGTAGACCGGCTTGGACAGCACTACGCCGCGCTTGACCACGTCCTTCCACGACGACACGCCCAGCGCCTTGTTCTCCCACAGCGCGGGGTATTCCATGGCCACCGGGCCGCCGACCAGGCAGCCGTCGATATGGCCCTTGAAACGGCCATTCAGCACCGAGAAGCCAAACTGCCGGCCATCGCGGCGCTCGGTGCGCAGATCGAAGCCAGCGGCCCGCAGCCAAGCCGCCACCACGTCCTCGCCGCGATGCCCGGCCTCGAAGATCCGCAAGGTGGCGGGCTCGAAGTCGCGGCCATCATCCTTGGGCACGGCGAGATAGTCGTATTGGATCTGGCGCAGGCATTCACGGCCTAACCCTGAGGTGCTGACATACTGGCGGGCCACCTGGGCCCGGTTGCGCACCACCAGGGCGGCATCGATGGCGGCGTTCACCGCCACGGTGATGCCGGGATCGCGGGCGGGAGCCTGGTACTGGCAGCCGGAGCCATGGTTGAGATCGAGCATGGCAGTGGCCTCAGAACGGGATGGGATCGTCGAATGGCGTGCCGCTGCGCTCCTGGACACCGGCCTGGCGCTGCATGGACTCGACATAGCCGGTGACGGCGGCTTCGATCAGGCGGTCGATGTCGGAAGCAGAACGGTGATGAAAATGGGCCATCAGACCCAGCACAGTCAGCGCCTCGGCGAACGGGTGGCGAGCATCCTTGATGGCCTGGGTTTCGCGGGCGGTCTTGTCGATCATGCCGTTGCTCCGTCGGGCGATCTCTGCACCGGCCTGTTGGCAGGGGCGAGAGCAGAACCCGTAATGGGGAAAGTCGTCGTGGCGCAGACGGTGGACGTAACCGAAGCCCCTGGCCTCTCGGCCGCAGACGACGCAAAGGATCAGCCCAGCAAGAGCCGGGTCAGGTCCGGGTGCTGATCGGGCTCCGCCTTGATCCGCTGCGAGGCCAGCACGATGAAGCTGCCGATGGCGTTGGTGGCCATGGCCTCCAGCTCCCATAGGACCAGCGCCCTGATGGGCTGGTGCAGTCTTCCGCGGGCTTCGAGCCATTCGCCGATCGCCTTTGCCGCCTGGCGCGTCACATGCGCCTGCCATTCATCGTCCGTCATGGTGGGGCCGCCCGCCCGAGGGCGAGCGGCATCTCCATCA
The DNA window shown above is from Magnetospirillum sp. 15-1 and carries:
- a CDS encoding toprim domain-containing protein → MCGAGKAPPGKKMLGPVAGGSVRLSAIPADGHLGIGEGIETALSAWAIFGIPTWAALSAGNLRDWQWPEGIRRVTIFADAGEAGQQAAAALAERLTAAGILSTIMSPLHGDDFNDDLRKGAAAPHYNSDSVASDQPLPPTGFDDLYAAALALTFPPDMGDLGRLLGHVAQARLDPVAERQVLT
- a CDS encoding ATP-dependent RecD-like DNA helicase; protein product: MAFVLFLAGSLLGRLPMSDITPSDNQARAIATIRQWFETGTEQQPVFRLFGFAGTGKSTVLKFALDDLGLSPHSEDCPGVVTATFTGKAALVLRRKGTPARTIHSLIYSVIEATEEEIEEAQKRIIQVEIDARSLTGFDRTAAEAAIEAMRQSMREMKKPRFALNPDSPAASAKLIVLDEVSMVGEEMARDLMSFKRPILVLGDPGQLPPIKGEGAFTQATPDIMLTEIHRQAAESAIIRLATMAREGQPIGFGQYDDHAWKMRMADVTPDQALRGGQVICGKNATRFQLNNALRRAAGFGGSFLPTGPGEKIICLKNQSDLGLINGMFVSLADIVDEGSLYFSAMVTDEDGNPIGPPARDGKPGRLLLYKGHFADHVALDPNRHDRDWRDKKKLTEATFGWAITCHKAQGSQWENVVVWDDGLGRTEQDRRRWLYTAITRAERGLVILA
- a CDS encoding DUF6511 domain-containing protein, whose product is MIDKTARETQAIKDARHPFAEALTVLGLMAHFHHRSASDIDRLIEAAVTGYVESMQRQAGVQERSGTPFDDPIPF